In Bos javanicus breed banteng chromosome 2, ARS-OSU_banteng_1.0, whole genome shotgun sequence, the following proteins share a genomic window:
- the DUSP19 gene encoding dual specificity protein phosphatase 19 isoform X2, producing the protein MHSLNQEIKAFSRNNLRKQCTRVTTLTGKKIIETWKDARIHVVEEVEPSGGGGCGYVQDLSLDLKVGVIKPWLLLGSQDAAHDLDTLKRLKNVLNLLKKQK; encoded by the exons ATGCACTCCCTTAACCAGGAAATTAAGGCATTCTCCCGGAATAATCTCAGGAAGCAGTGCACCAGGGTGACAACGCTGActggaaagaaaattatagaaacaTGGAAAGATGCCAGAATTCATGTTGTGGAAGAAGTAGAGCCAAGCGGCGGGGGAGGTTGTGGCTATGTGCAGGACCTTAGCTTGGACTTGAAAGTTGGTGTTATTAAGCCATGGTTGCTCCTGG GGTCACAAGATGCTGCTCATGATCTGGATACTTTGAAAAGACTCAAG AATGTTTTGAATTTATTGAAGAAGCAAAAATGA
- the DUSP19 gene encoding dual specificity protein phosphatase 19 isoform X1 has translation MHSLNQEIKAFSRNNLRKQCTRVTTLTGKKIIETWKDARIHVVEEVEPSGGGGCGYVQDLSLDLKVGVIKPWLLLGSQDAAHDLDTLKRLKVTHILNVAYGVENAFLNDFIYKNISILDLPETNILSYFPECFEFIEEAKMKDGVVLVHCNAGVSRAAAIIIGFLMNSEEISFTSAFSLVKNARPSICPNAGFLEQLRTYQGGKESNKCDKLQELEEATVPELHSSQ, from the exons ATGCACTCCCTTAACCAGGAAATTAAGGCATTCTCCCGGAATAATCTCAGGAAGCAGTGCACCAGGGTGACAACGCTGActggaaagaaaattatagaaacaTGGAAAGATGCCAGAATTCATGTTGTGGAAGAAGTAGAGCCAAGCGGCGGGGGAGGTTGTGGCTATGTGCAGGACCTTAGCTTGGACTTGAAAGTTGGTGTTATTAAGCCATGGTTGCTCCTGG GGTCACAAGATGCTGCTCATGATCTGGATACTTTGAAAAGACTCAAG gtGACTCATATTCTCAATGTTGCATATGGAGTTGAAAATGCTTTCCTCAATGActttatatataagaatatttctATATTGGATCTGCCTGAGACCAATATCCTGTCTTATTTTCCAGAATGTTTTGAATTTATTGAAGAAGCAAAAATGAAG GATGGAGTGGTTCTTGTTCATTGTAATGCAGGAGTTTCCAGGGCTGCTGCAATTATAATAGGCTTCCTAATGAATTCTGAAGAAATCTCATTTACCAGTGCTTTTTCTTTGGTGAAAAATGCAAGGCCTTCCATATGTCCCAATGCTGGCTTTCTGGAGCAGCTTCGTACATATCAAGGGGGCAAAGAAAGCAATAAATGTGACAAACTACAGGAATTAGAAGAAGCAACAGTTCCTGAGTTACATTCTAGCCAATGA